GTGAAAAAAACAATGGTTAAAGGAAAAAGTGTGCGCAGCAAAACATAACTTGAAATATCTGATAGAACACAATCTAATATGATGAATTATCTCCTTGGTTTTGGGCTTCAACCGATTCACTTCTCTATGCAGATTTGATACTCCTCATTAGAATTTGAATATCTTGATGATCGTAGGACAAAATGACTTCATACCACTTGGAAATCTAAACTAACATCCATGTCTAACTTTAGGCACCAGTCTAGCTCTGgtaaaatgaaaatatcaaaCGATATATCAGACTATATTAGTTATTCTGAAACAGTTTGTACATGTCTCACGATAGCGAccatattttgaattatataacCTAGAATGACTTGATAATGACTTATTAAGTCTgactataaaacaaaataaaacacgGACGAACCTACCCTAGCATCTCATATTCTTTGCCCATACAGTTCCGGTGAAAATAAAGAGAGAAATTAAATTTAGAAATGAGATATGTACGACAAAGATGGTTGACTTTTAAAGTCCTGCCCAAATTATGGGTTTTACAACTAACTCCATCAATGATATCACATGGACTTTTCAATTTGAATgttgatttttctttcttagtTCAAGTATTTAACTAGTTATTTAACGTAACGTCGTTATAAATGCTAGAGGTCTTTTTCACTATAATTATTTGTAGATGTGTGAAACCAAGTCTCTTCGTGTAGAAAAAAAAGTCCGTTGAAGAATTTACACAAGACAATTGGAAAAGTCAGTCGATTAAGGCAACAAGGGTTTCagatttctttctctttctgaAACCATaacaagggtttaagatttactgCCTAGGACAACGGGAAAAGGTCCAAATGTGTGGTTGTTTTATACATCTatattatctattatattaaaacagaagtcataatttatttcatgtgtgaatttttaaattggactattcacttacaaattttattaaatgtattctactaagactaataataatatataaaatctttaaaataatttaatcataatattttttgatatcttctcatttaatatttattttaaaattctaacaaatctgttttaaaagatttttacaAGATCttcattttttgaaattatatttaaataatttcattaatttcgaaattagtttgaaatattattatacattaataaatttagttatcgtttataaaatgaaacataattatatgatattttatctatatatcataatcaatcatattaaaataaaattattatattccgctaaatataataaaatttattaaactgataaattttatatttaatatattttattttcgtaagtataaaaatatttatattcaaaaataaaatctaatatgtTGGTAAGATGGGTTAATATTAACAAACTATAAAAcacatgtataaaattaatatgtattttattaaagttattaatataaaatatttatagctattttaatgatgatatctttttattttaatatgatgACAGAATGATTTaattgaaaactatataatacatatctaaaactaaaatactataatatattattttaaaacaaataagcataaaaatatttaaaaggaaATCCAGTTTTGAATAGCGGATCAGAATTTACCgtaaattttcaaatatgttttctcATGAATAATTTGTTTACCTAAATGCATATACaataagataatatataataacaaatgacaaatacatttatttaaaacaaataagcataaaaaatatttgtaaaaggAAATCCAGttttaaacaattgattaattattaacatgtaaattatgaaattattgtacttgaaatagttatataaacatttaaatatatgattaacgTTAAAAATATTACcatttatattctaaaacaaatatcatatttataaaaatgaaacaaaacccGCGCGGttgcgcggatcaaaatctagtttatattattaaaactgaagtacaaattagtTTTGTTTGGTAGCAtggataacaattttaaaaaaaattatttggaaacatagatagccGTTTAAAAAAAGAAGTTTGTCTCGACACATAAATAGCAgtttataatatagttttatttgaaaacatgaataacaatattaaaaaaatataatgatgtctggaaacatgaatagcagtatattaacaaaataattagatttatgttattaaaaaaattagaaacctATTATATTATGATAATTATCTATTTGGACCAGCTTTAATATATACGAAAATtagctaatctaattacctaaaaatatttttttgtataaataatcataaaacaaaaatttaaaatttatatacatattttaaatcaaaattataatttaaagttagtttatatcaaaaattgattcgaaaatttgcatatattcaaaaaattatttttaataaaatattttccaataaccattattaaaaattgttttctatatatatagaaaaatacaatacaaagtccaatttcatataccaacttaaatttggttttttatatttcataaaaagttttaaatataatatatgtgattatttatatgatggtacgtattaaataatattaattatatgattacttatattatagtacatataaaatacgactaattatatgatgacacaaatatgatatatatagggGTGGACGTTCGGTTTCTATTCGgttttgtttgggtttcgggatcaaagattttaacctcattcggatatttctaaattttggttcagatTCAGTTTGTTTTTTAGGGTTTGGTTCGGAGTtagataactcatttaaattattttaaaaatttaaaattcattatagactttaaatttctcaaaatctataaacaaaataatatattacatatacatTTGAAtaatatgtcagaatacctaaacttaacatataaattggtttgagaCAAATATTTGGATAtggaatcaataattattttaaacattattgatctttgagtatactttaactattttagatatttacttttgactattttatatattttcatgtatttaaaccaacttaaaagtaccatatatattatagatacttttatctaaaataattaatatatataagtatataaatctatttcatatatattcGGGTATCCAAATACTTAGGTTCAGACTAGATTGGTTccagttctctaaataccaaaattttgaataatttagatgtttaatgaattttcggttcgggtttggtactacTAGGATTGTTCGGTTTTTTGGGTTCGGGTTTTTCTTCATccctaatattgacatgaaaaataaatatgaatatattttacaatccgcgcggatcaaaatctaatctatactattaaataagaatcatatttaaaaattttggatttgCCATTAATTTTTCATCATATTTACAAGACAATACTGCTTTTTATTAttagaatttaaattaaataaattgtcTAGAAATATAAATCAATTCTTAGCAAATATTTAGTAACCAATCACATTGCATCATTTAGTACTGTCTTTTATACAACAAAACCAATCGAAAAATTATTCTCTCTTGTATACCGTAAGCCATTACCTTAACTTACGAACAATAAACCTTATACCACAGTTCCAATATTGTTGGAAGCCAAAATTCTTAATTATACAACCTAAACCATTAAATTTAAcaataaactatataaactctaaaaataatagtttcTATATACTTACCAAAGATATATGTTACCAtactaaataaaaagtatttatgcacgatttgttgtattttttataGGTTGAATAttatgttcaaaataattacatGATAAAGACTCTACATTGTTTTAATTCTTAATAGGCCAGTCCATTTAATTAACTAATCAAAATGAGTtacaatatttcaaaattaatccACAAGAtcacatataaataaaataatttatcatataactaaaaatcaaaataatagtcAACCGAAATATAagagaaatattttatatgaagcttatactatttaaaataatcgattatttatctataaaattGATTTAGATCTCTAAACTGAAATTTCATGCGCTTTGAAAATGcgagtcaaaatctagttgaccATTAAAATTGTTAATCAACCATTAATTTATCATCATTTTAGCTAAATCctgcaaaattaaaattttataaaaaacatagtATATACATGTAAGTGTCACCAATGACATTGTTAGTAATTATTCTAGTTAATAAACGGTAAATATAATTGTAGGCTgagcagaaaaaaaaagaattctggTGGAGCTGGCCATTAGCAtggtatctatactattaaagtacaagcacatttggatttttactttGTTTACCTTTATTAAAGaggctttcttttgtattcattaatgacattttggacattctgcattggtttcttttttaattgtttttggtttgtcattaaccaccggtttcctaattcaattttggtatgtgattattccgtgtttgatactgcatcattttaatatttttccaaccggacatgtttgaaactgcattgttttttctcaaactatttaatggtttggttttaaaccgcttttttcctaaattaatcccaactatctaataaaaattatttataaaataaaaattgtttattggttcaaccagtggttcaaccggtaactggatttcgattttagtagtttttattggatttttaaattttgtttttttttttcaaacctgaactgaatttatctttgatcaaccggtaatccgttcaaccgcaggtctcaatcgaatttcaaaacaccgatcaaaactataaaactgttatattgatttatatttaaaatatctaattcaaaattaaaaacctaaaaatacatgtataatatacttttaccgaacataaatctggatataaaatacatatatgagacggattatataaatacatatacaagacggattatataaatgtgattatataaaattttcaccaaacataaacccgcgctttgaaagcgcggatcaaaatctagtaagtatgattaaaatacaaaactaaagttattttaaaaatttatttatctattaataatAAAGGGATATCTGTTTAGGAGATATATCCCCTGGCTCCTGATTTTACTCCgagttgttaaaaaaatgaaCTTATAGTTAAACTTAGAAGAGGTGTACCTTTGTGGGAACTTTTTGATGACTTAGGAGGTGAAACGATTGAGTAATTTGACTTCATTGATCCACGACATATGTTAAGGTGTTTGAAGATGAGGTATATTAACGATTGACTTAGAATGTGCAAATCACTTTATATGCTATCTATCTAGTGGTTAAGCAATTATTTCACGAGCGTATCAAGCAGAACAATTGTCATTTGATATGAGAGGTGAAGGCTCCATTGTTACCAAACACGTTTTTGAGAGGTGGAGGCTCCATTGTTACCAAACACGTTTTTAAACATACTAAACTTGCTGACGTTTTGACTGAGGGTCCAGGAGCTGCTAGTTTCAGCAATTTCTTTCCAAGTTGGGAGTTCTTGATCTTAACTCTCCAACTTAACAACTTAAGAGGAGGTTACAGATATATTTACATCCTTTTAAGTTTACCTAGATTCTATGTATTATTTACTACagtatgtatatatactttGGTTGATTGACCTTAGTGAATACAAGAAAACCTTCGTACTCTTATAGGATTCTTGACAGACTTCACTCTTGGAATTCCCAATATTTGTGATCGTccatatttttagtttttatcacATCCAGAAGATGGTCAAAATTTACATCAATGGGAAGCCATTCTAAGGACACATGACAAATAGCTAATGCGTGAACCCGTAGTGGAATGACATCCGAATAGCACATGACAAATAGTTTAGCTGTTGCTTAAGGTATTCAATTAGGAGGAGCGGTGAACTTCACAACAGGAATCTAGACTCACGTTGGCAAAAATCATGGTTTCAGCCTTTGCTTGGTTTGGTGAAGATTAGTAGCTGGGAGACATAGACAACTCAATAGTGGCTGGTccgtaaacaaaacaaaaccaaagtcAACTAGCATTATGAGTGGTTTCTTGTGATGACAACTTTGCAGAACCAAATAGAGTAGGGAGCCTGAAATAGTTTGGGAGATTCGTTGGCAAGAAACATAGTTGAGATAATCGCTAGATAGAGTAATAAacaacatatttataaaaaaaaaacatattattgaaGAGTAGAACATAGCAAAGATCAGTCACGCTTGCCTAAAACTTGGTAAGAACCATCTAGCTCTAGAGAATTGAACTGAAGAACAGTCATATTTGTGCAACAGCTCTGTTTTCTGTGTCTCGAGATTAAAAAGAAAGATGCCATGTACGTCCTTTCCATGAGTATCACTGAAGTAGACGGAATTTTTAATGAATCCATCAGTGTCATTGGCGAGAACTGTGATGCCTTGATCCAAAAGCATTGACTCGTCGCCCAAAGAATAAATCCGATTATGTTTCTTCAGGAATCCTGATGAATAGAATTTGAAAACCCGGAAGGACCAGGTTTCAGACCTCGATTTCCACAGTTTCTCAACCTTGAGGACTTCCCCTGTTGCTGTGACAACAAGTTTGGTAGCAACAATGCTCCAGGAATTACTTCGTTGACGAAGTTGGATACCTAACCGAAATCTTTCCACAGCAACCCCACACTGAAAGGTTTCTTGTGGAAATTCTCGGGAGGAAAATTCGAAGATTCTGAACTGACCAAATAAGCTTAAGAAGTAAAGCTTGGAGTCCTTATAAACCATGTCACAGCAGCTCGAGGTATCAGGAATTTGATTCCAAGAGGTATCTCCTTTTCTAGAGTAAACTACGCACAATCCACGCAGTTCCCATAACACAACATATTCTCTGGTTTCCTCATCAATCCAAAGCACTGGAGATCGTCGACGAATACCTTTGTACTCCTTTCCGTTGTGACTCGTAATGCGAAACACATCATCATCCAAGGTTCGCTCAATCTTTGTCACTCCATGCTGTGCCTCCACAGGAGGTAGATCGATCCTCTCATGGGTGAAGAGATTCACAATGTAGAGATTATGCATACGATTGGACATCAAGAGCCAGCTTCTGTAGGTCTCTATACAAAAACTCTTTGCAAATTCCAGACAGAGATCTTTTGTTCTGTAAAGTTTATCTTTTTCCTCGGGATTGAACAACGTGCACGGATTGttgtcgttgttgttgttgttgtcctCCGGGAAGAGAATCAGCCAATGGATCTGATTTCTGGGCACACATTGTCTGGAAGCAGAGTGCCAAGACGGACATACCGATTTTGCTCGTTGGAAATTAACAAAACTGAGGCGTTTGAAAACAGAAATCAAGAGATCTAGAGGAAGCTCGGACCAGGATTTGGGTGTATCTCTTGGTCTGAGACGCTCAAGAGAATTAGGGTTATGCTTCTCCTCTGTCTCCATATCGAGACCTTTGAAACGTTTTCTTTTACCTTCACAATTTCTGTTTATATACAACCTGGAATgctttgattaaaaaaaatatatatatacaacttgGAATGCTTTACTTTTGACGACGCGTCCGGCTTTATTTATAGGCTACATCTAGGCTTCATCAGCCCAGCTTATTCATCTTGGACAACCGTTTTTTTAAAACTCGATCCGAATTCGCGGTTTAACCAATAAATCCGGTGTTCCAAGATAaatttggtttggattttgttAAAAGTCAATATTTAGAAACATAATAAACTCCAAATCCACTAAAACTCGGAACCCGGTTACCAAttgaaccaataaataaaatttcacttattatttttaaagtttttacttGAAAAAATGAAGTAAACAATGATACACAGAACTAAAATTAGTTGATTTGATttggtgttagtttattttcgttataaataaaaatatttatgatgttttatttttggtttattttagatttaaagtctaatttttctatttatattaaacatttacGAATTTTtaagtttgatattttttgctagatgtcataactcttaatttgttatattttttatatatcctaaacattttttttgatattttatatgtcaaataaaaataaaatataaaagctaaagttaagtattttctaaatatctaaattataattttatgttttctaaaacatttagaaaatatttaaatttagcttttatatatttatttttatagctaatatattattatataataaaacattaaaactaatttatttattaactcGCCTTTCATCTACGGTTGATCTGATTATCCGGTAGTCTAAAATGTTATCTGATTCGGTGTCCGGATCAAGCTTAAAAACATTGGGGACAAccataaaaatagaaaaaaaacaatgagaAAAACGTTTACAGGTTTCAAAGGTTGTGCGGAAATACTTTCTTTGGTTCtgcattatataaataaataaaaacgtTTGCTGGTTTCTAGGAGTATGTTGCATCTTTCTATTTCCGCTCGTAATGTGTGTGATCTCATCTATTTTTGTATTATTCTTTTTTGGGCACAgattttatagataaataattaCTTTTAGAAAAGTATTTTCCCACTATTTTTATCTCTTTCGAAAGTATTTgtgttataaaattaatttgaaaacCCAAAGATGCCCTCGTTTTGTTTAGGAAAAGGATAATTTATActcaattaaaaaataaaaactacatTTCGTTAACGGTATAACTGGTGCGGTTGCGGATATGACTGCGTACGTTTGCCAACATAATCTCACatatataattgttaattataaacttttaagaatataaataatctAAGAATAATAATCTAATATGAAAGTTTTACTAGGTTATAATGAATGcaattttttgtataaatataaataaaataattcattaatttgattaattttatattaaaaaaataaaatgttaaagtCATTAACCTTTAAAAACACtacttatcaaaattttataaaacatattgattttgtaaataagaGTTTTCTAAAACTATTCTTACGGTTTTAAAACGAAAGTCCATATctgattttagttaaattatcGTTAGATACATCatgttttaattaataaaatcggagatttaaattttttatcgcATCATATTTTAACGAA
This genomic stretch from Raphanus sativus cultivar WK10039 chromosome 3, ASM80110v3, whole genome shotgun sequence harbors:
- the LOC130509874 gene encoding probable F-box protein At4g22165; this translates as METEEKHNPNSLERLRPRDTPKSWSELPLDLLISVFKRLSFVNFQRAKSVCPSWHSASRQCVPRNQIHWLILFPEDNNNNNDNNPCTLFNPEEKDKLYRTKDLCLEFAKSFCIETYRSWLLMSNRMHNLYIVNLFTHERIDLPPVEAQHGVTKIERTLDDDVFRITSHNGKEYKGIRRRSPVLWIDEETREYVVLWELRGLCVVYSRKGDTSWNQIPDTSSCCDMVYKDSKLYFLSLFGQFRIFEFSSREFPQETFQCGVAVERFRLGIQLRQRSNSWSIVATKLVVTATGEVLKVEKLWKSRSETWSFRVFKFYSSGFLKKHNRIYSLGDESMLLDQGITVLANDTDGFIKNSVYFSDTHGKDVHGIFLFNLETQKTELLHKYDCSSVQFSRARWFLPSFRQA